From the genome of Carassius gibelio isolate Cgi1373 ecotype wild population from Czech Republic chromosome B10, carGib1.2-hapl.c, whole genome shotgun sequence, one region includes:
- the rab38b gene encoding ras-related protein Rab-38, giving the protein MSSAMHNNRKEHLYKILVIGDLGVGKTSIIKRYVHQTYSTNYRATIGVDFALKVLNWDSETVRLQLWDIAGQERFGNMTRVYYREAMGAFIVFDVSRPTTLEAVSKWKEDLDSKLILSNGQSIATVLLANKCDQNRDFLTDNSLKMDQYCKENGFVGWFETSAKENVNINEAANFLVKHIIASENDILKSVVPDTISPQLHSDKEMTCSACFKP; this is encoded by the exons ATGTCCTCAGCGATGCATAACAATCGGAAAGAGCATTTGTACAAAATCCTTGTCATCGGTGATTTGGGAGTAGGGAAGACCAGCATCATCAAGCGGTATGTGCATCAGACGTACTCCACTAACTACAGAGCGACCATCGGAGTGGATTTTGCGCTCAAAGTTCTCAACTGGGACTCAGAGACGGTCCGGCTGCAGCTGTGGGACATCGCAG GTCAAGAACGGTTCGGGAACATGACGCGGGTTTATTACCGAGAGGCCATGGGGGCGTTCATTGTTTTTGATGTCTCTAGACCCACTACGCTTGAGGCTGTCTCCAAATGGAAGGAGGATCTGGACTCAAAATTAATACTTTCAAATGGCCAGAGTATCGCCACTGTGCTCCTGGCCAATAAGTGCGACCAAAATAGAGACTTTCTGACTGACAACAGCTTGAAGATGGACCAGTACTGCAAGGAGAATGGATTTGTGGGCTGGTTTGAGACATCTGCTAAG GAAAACGTCAACATTAATGAAGCTGCCAACTTCCTCGTGAAACACATAATTGCCAGTGAGAATGATATCTTGAAATCAGTGGTTCCAGATACCATCTCTCCTCAGCTCCACTCTGATAAAGAAATGACTTGTTCTGCATGTTTCAAACCCTAA